Within the Miscanthus floridulus cultivar M001 chromosome 2, ASM1932011v1, whole genome shotgun sequence genome, the region CTAAAATGGTCtcctcgatggagctagagatctgcctggcttcaacgcagggatgattGATCCTACGTACTCCGCccgagacatgctagtcaatttgaccctgcaattgacaaggagagagtttatcagtaatttaaggtggaacatgctggtctacgcccagatagttccaaatatGCGGCTCTAAGAgtcgatgtggaaggagatcgactaaatagccatataggggacctaataccggggtacccaatgaggtggaactgataaccatcgaacgttgacactcCCGATTAGACGAGAACGTTACTACGTCTTTTGTTTGAAACGACGGGAGACTGGTTCCTCCtcacccaacccccgagggctaggctccgcctcgcccgacccctgatggttagactccgccttgcctgacccctgagggctagactctgcctcacccgacccccgagggctagactccgcctcacccgacccccgagggctagactccgcctcacccgacccccgagggctaggctccacctcgcccgacccccgagggctaggctccgcctcgctcaatggccgagggcagactccgcctcaccccaCAAGTACACCCTGCTCCATCAtaaggatgagcacagggtacgacatgacACTCGAGTCAAACTcagcaccaaggaccatgccctgcaccacGGCAGGAAAAGTACCGCCAGGGTACGACGGGATGGGCGCATTAGACCATTCTGACATTATAGAgtccaaacagtattgtaggtgccgccTTTAGCCCTTAGACAAGGAAcccgacatagacatacgacaaccactacggtcccgGAAGAGACTCGCGCTCTCTATAATGACGGATGTACTGTCACCACACCGTGATCCCAAAGGAGCGGTGCCCGCTCCATGACTCCTCGGGCCCACCAGATCGGAGCACCTGCTTtggcctccggacgccctctccaaTCAAAAGGCCttgcccaaagcgctacttctaACTCTGACCCTGCGTCCCTTCGACTGgggctcataggaaccagaaggtgtgcggagaaaggcagggcaaggctcataagtcaaaaccactgtaccagagaccataccctgcgcGGAGCAGTACTTTGTAGCCATCCTAACATTCTATagtggcatcgatagtgttgtaggcgcctaccattatctggtatccaccggtatgggcaacaaggcttggtagacgtggacaacaaggctcggtagcatatgcaccctttccctctcatttgtaaagtcgtccccttcatctataaaaggggatgtgcttcctccaacaaaggggaccgactcttgatggataagttgaacacacacgacacaacatacacagctgagcagcgaccaagctctcagcaatcttttcgatcattccatcagagacttgggacttgtccctctctcgacaaccatttttggtactgataacacgagtagcagcagcaaactggatgtagggacattctgcccgaaccagtataatcctcgtgtcctttagtgcaccatctaggcctaacatgcaataatcacaaatttactagccggtgtttgttcaaaacatcgacagttggcgcgccaggtagggggcctttgcgcattccaaatcaggccttggatggctaaccatgcaatcagctgggtctcaggcgcacacgtgtgtttcggtgacctggacttcattgtcatgctgggaggagagttggcgctggcccacaCGGTTGTCTAGTCTCTCCCCTCCGCCAACTCTAGCTATCAAAGGTCTGAGGGCTAGCCTgacgtctcccttggaccccagccgtCTAGGGAGGCCCCGTGCcgcatcaccctctctccggaacGCTCCACTCGGTGTGCCTCGATGGcgtttctgttcggtctccgtAACACCACGGCAAccgtaagccaccttgtggcccagCGCATGATCCTGTTTCCTgtgaacaacgagttcgtggggatcaTCGAAAGCGTCatagaatccctccatggcctcctcacgGAAGACTCGGGGTTGGACTCTGGTTCTGACTctggtagggggagccatcatccctcccgggaatgcttcatggcagaaACCTCTGAGGGACACATTGAAAGCACCTATGAGGAGGAGGTCACCCCGGTAGGCAACCTCGGCAATGCAGCCAAAGGGGGAGTAGTGGCCCCACCTcgcgtaggggtggagcagctagaaGCCCAAAAATGTGGGAAATAGACGAAGTCGGACAACAGCTTGTTCGAGAGTACAAGAAGATCGATGAGGAGATCTGGCGGGCAGAGATGGAGGGCGCGCATGCGCCACGGCCCGCgacatgaaccgaaggatcatcaccgatgatgaaacccttccccgcTTTGCTTGtgtgagccagaacatcgccgccgtgaCGGCcctgcttcatggccttccagaggccgccaCGCCCAAGGATCGTCGGGTCCACcgtgagattcgcatgctacttgaGCGTGTGGCAGCATAGTAGGCCGAGAGCTCGATGTCTCAGCGACATGAGCCTGACACTAGCTAGTGTACCCCCTCGGTGCATCCCACCAGGGACGCGTCTGTCCACCAAGTGCCACAAGGCGGTGGGTAGTGTGCTGCGGTCccggtacatcaacgtctcggccacaaccgtgacacgcgcagcaccatcgacgcccgtagACACACCCATGGCGACCTAGGGGAATGAGCCCATCGCGGCTATCATCCTTGAAGCGGCGGACGCTACGATAGGGGCAAGGACTGGAacccgagccccggcctgccaggcccttaggccttcggccatcacatcctcaatgctccattcccaccaaggtatcgaccacctaccaatatccctaagtactccagGGAGATAAACCccggactttggcttgaagactatcggcttgcctgtcaagccggtggtgcggataatgatgacttcattatccgcaaccttccactgttccttgctgattcggcacgagcgtggttggagcacctttcgTCCGACGCCATCCAGGATTGGGCGGACCTAAGGGAGATCTTTTTGGGGAACTTCCGGGGCACGTACAAATGTcctgggaacccctaggacctcAAGAATTGTCACTAGAAGGCCGGCGAAACCCTCTgcgggtacattcggcgcttctcccaacagtgcaatgagctccctaatgtcgccaacaccgacatgataggagccttcctatctaggacaacctgtgagtctttggttcacaagcacATGATAGAAGCCTTCCTGTtcgggacaacctatgagtctttggttcacaagctaggacgcaagggcccgcggaccaccaaggagctcctagacatcaccaccagccacgccttaggCGAAGAGGCAGCCGGAGCAATCTTTGACCGTTCCAACAgcaaggcaaggcaggatgaGGGTgctggcgaaggcacctccaatcattccgccaaaaggaaaaacaagaagcaacggcacgaggacccactcgtggctgctgctgaccacaagggtggtcggaagcccacggagggtgctccgaaccacttcgagaagatGCTCGAGGGGtcgtgcccaaaccacgccttccccataAAGCATTTGCTCAAGgactgcggcctcatgcgcaagttCTTGGCCGGGAGCACCaacaaggggggagcaggggaaggaacctgccccccaGTACCGACGAagccgaggagaaggatgatgacTTTCCAATGCTggacggctgcctcatgatcttcgaaggatcaacggcctatgactccaaacgtcgtcagaaggtcgcacaccaccaagtctacatggcccaaccgaccacacctctcttcctccgatggtcggagtccgccataaccttcgattggaCCGACCATCCGAACGCCATCCCGCATccaggaaggtatccgcttgtcgttgacccgatcgtcggcccaaagcgcctcaccaaagttctgatggacggaggcagcggcctcaacatcatgtatgcgaAGACGCTCGACgtaatgggcgtcgaccgaacgcacctccgcccattccgagcacctttccacggtGTCATCCTCGGAAAGCAGGCCACGCCACTCGAACAAATcaatctgcccattacctttggggatcagtccaattacaggactgagaccctcactttcgacgtggtagggttccccagaaccttccacgccatcttgggacgaccatgctacgtgaagttcatggacatccccaactacacatacctcaagatgaagatgccaggcccacatggggtcatcatcgtcggcacctccttccagcaggcTTACGAGTATGAAGTCGAGTGCTGCGGCCAtgccacagcaatcgtcgcctctaaGGAACTCGctgccctcagggaggaggtcgtcgaagaaATGCCTAACGTAAAGAAATCGACAGGGTCGTTCGAATCAGTAGAgggctccaaagaggtcctcatagaccccagcagctctAAGGCTAAAACGGTACGCATAGGTACCgcgctctcctctgaataggaaagcgcgctcgttgactttctccgcaacaacaaatatatctttgtgtggaaaacccttggatatgctaggcatcccgagggaagtcgccgagcataccttgaaaatccacctaggctccaagccggtgaaacaacgtctgcgccgcttcgacaaggaaaagcacagggccatcggtgaagagatagcaaaactacttgccaccggattcatcagggaagttcaCCACCCAgggtggttagcaaatcctgttattgtatgaaaaaagagcgggaaatggaggatgtgtgtcgactacataggtctcaacaaggcatgcccaaaagacctatttcctttaccacgcatcgaccaaatagtcgattccacctcagggtgcgaaaccctctgcttccttgacgcgtactctggctaccaccaaatcgcgatgaaagagtccgaccaactcgcgatatcttttatcaccccctttggactgttctgctacatctcaatgccgttcggtcaaGAAAacgctggagccacttaccagcgctgtatggtCAATTATTTTGGGGACCTTATCGGGCGGATCGTTGAGGTCTACGTCAacaacatcgtagttaagtccaaacgggctaacCACCATGTCgtcgatcttgagcaaacctttgcaaaactccgagcaaattgcatcaaactcaatcccgagatatgtgttttcagggtcccgaggggtatgcttcttggcttcatcgtctctgagcatggcatcgaagccaacccagagaaaatcttagccatcacaaggatgggtctgatccagaacataaagggggtccaACGGGTCACGGGGTGCCTAGCCGCCCTCAGtcgattcatctcacgcctcggcgaacgaggactccccctttatcaactcctaaagaaagccgaccgcttcaaGTGGAAAgccaaggcccaggaggcgcttgacatggtcaagctacttctaacGAAAcccccggtcctagttcctccaagcgatggagaatccctcctgctatacatagcagccaccacgcaagtggtcagcgccaccctggtaGTAGAACGGGAAGAAGAGAGGCACACCCTCAAGGTCCAACGCctggtgtacttcatcagcgaggtactatctgaaTCCAAAACCCAccactcccaaatccagaagctcctatatgccatcctcatcaccaaaaggaagctatacaattacttcgagtcacatcctgtgacagtagtgacatcgttccccctcggcgaggtcatccatagccaggATGCCACAGggagaaccgcaaagtgggcgctcgagctgatggatcaaggcatcgggtatgccccccgaacggcgatcaagtcctaggtgctggctgactttatcgtagagtggaccgaggtctagatgccaccagcggtcatcgatcaagagtgtTGGACGATGTATTTCAatgggtcgctgatgaagaagggcgccagcgcggggctggtcttcgtatcacccctcggggtccgcatgagatacatggtttggctccattttgcctcatcaaataatgtggccgaatacgaggcactCGTTaacggcctacgcattgccatcgagctaggcatccgatgcctcgacattcggggtgactctcagctagttgttaaccaagtcatgaaggagtccagctgccatgatgccaagatggctgcatactgccaagaagtccgacaactagaggacaagtttgacaaCCTTGAACTTAATCATGTCCCGAGGTGCCTCAATGAGGTGGCCAATGCACTCATGAAGGTGGCGTCCGGTCGAGAGCCAGTGCCAAcgggcgtcttcgccagtgaccaacacaaaccctcggtgcgcTATGAAGTGTCGGATCAGGCCGATGATAGCCCATCTGATCCGGCCCCGAGGGCTGACCCATCGATTGTTCCGTTCGAccttgaggtcatggagcttgaagaggattcGGCTACAGAGCCTGACCCTCCGGATGACTGGAGAATgccctacctcaactacctcctctgtgacacACTGCCAACGGACAGGATGGAAGCTCGACggctcgcacgtcgcgccaagtccttcgtccttGTAGAGAGCAAACTCTACAGAcggagccacaccaggatcctgcaGCTCTACATCCCTAGTGAATAGGGAAGACTTTTGCTGAGCGACATGCATGGTGGGGTCTGCAGTCACCATGCTgcgccaagaaccttggttggaaacgcattcctacaaggcttctactggcctactGCAGTaaccgatgccgagcaaatcgtacgcacctatgaagggtgtcagtactacgctcggtagactcacctcctagcctaggcactccagatgatccccatcacgtggcccttcgcggtctgggggctcgacctggttgggccactcaaaaaggcgcctaggggcttcacccacctccttgtcaccatagacaagtttacgaaatggatcgaagctcgaccgatctccataatcaaatccgagcaagctgtactgttcttcctcgacatcatccatcgctttggagtactgaactccatcatcacagacaacggcacgcagttcaccggtaggaaattcattggattctatgatgaacaacacatctagaTAGACTGGGCGGCTATCGCGCACCCTTAgacaaacgggcaggtcgagcgcgcaaacggcatgctcctgttgggccttaagcctaggatcttcaactagttgaacaagtttggtgcgcGCTGGCTCGCCGAGCTCTcggtggtgctctagagcctaaggacaactcccagccgggccactggctacacaccttcatggtctatggtttcgaGGTTGTTCTCTCGATGGACCTTGACTACgaagcaccaagaatcagagcattcGATGAACAGGGGGCCGAAGCATCCCacaaagacgccatggaccagctagacgaagcccacaacattgccctcctccattcggccaagtactagtaggcgttgtgatggtaccacagccgacgggtgtaggactgagccttcaacatcggggaccttgtcctccacctcatgtagagcaacaaggaccatcacaagctctccctaccctaggaggggccatacatCATCATAGAAGTACTCCacctaggcgcctacaagttgaaaaccatcaacggtgaggtcttcaccaatgcctagaacatcgagcagctacgtcgcttttacccttaaataaatgcatacttctTCTTATTAGTTCTTGTCTTTACAAATcaccgatctttagtgacatccgacccctgcaaactgTGAGGGGTTAGACCTCgctcgggggctgatacaaattgtacaagtatgtttatcttgcagACACTTCCTGTGTTACCTTTGCTAACGTTCTCTAAGTTCTCCACTCTTCCCGTaataagtcctaagggctaggatttcaggagcaaattctaagtataactggtaggactgcgggaatcccatgccccagcggctatgacttctttgctcaccagcgtaatcagaattagttcacccgcacacctagttttttgcaacttgagccatgggaagggtcgaagggcaccaaaacctcttctacaaaaagaggaagctgaaaaacTGTTTGCCgcaacaaaagatgaaaatttgttcatttatgcacaaattcaccacttacaaagtgatttcatcgcAAGAGGGACTAATGTACTCTTAAAATTCAAAGGACTattcactcaggggctcccccacaaacttattcaattatagtCTCTACCTAGCTTTGCCATGAGTACTACTGCGGCCGTCATGCCATGCTCTCCACCGGCAACATCTggccatgtacatgggccagtttGTCTATTGTGGCCGCCGCACCATGccctccatcggcaacgtcctaccgcttcacgggatcctcgaaggcaccgtcatctgcaaTGTTGAGCACCACGCTGGCGACTGTGGTGTCCCTCCGCCGGGGtgcccagggactacgccatcgtcatcagccacaaccccgaTAGCAGCGCCTCCGCCAGGGggcctagggactacgccatcgtcatcagccgcaaccctaatagcagcgcctccgccagggcatccagggaccatgccatcgtcatcagccgcaaccctgacaacggcattGAGGTAGGAAGCACCTCCCGCCGAAGGAAGGCCGCAATGAATGATGGCAAAGTCGACGATGCTCGGCACCCTccagtgcccctcctccttcgGCAGCGGTGGTCCCTCCACAGCAAGGGTCCctcacaccatctcatctacattggatgacctccagctcgacatcacgctctagattcacgagcggatctgtgagtttttgtctccctggcattaccctctcttacttaggaaccgctgcattcggtggaaaggaaggagaagaggtgccaGCTCAGAGGCTGGCGAGGAGGTGGGACGAGAACTCCTCTtgccccccctatttaaagaaggggctcagtagctaaggaaaggtgaaaggttgggaccaaaaactctctgccttcccttattcaatgcaaatgcgaaatcaatgctgacagaaatctgaggggacgcgACGGAGCCAGAGGGACGCGCTCTGGTCGACAAGGCGTCACCTGGTCAGACAGAACGTCACCTGGGCGTGCCCCGCCACTAATGCGCCCTGGGCACGAGGACCGAGGCACGCTCGCATGTAGgcaactctccgcttccctaggcaggaccatggggcaacccaacgatggaacccccctctagggggagcccaataggccacctgggtcgattgggcggcccaggcaaaacaaTGAACGAACGAccattgaaagataagcacctctatttacttactttgactgttaatttcttttctaagcctctgaccccagcaacagcagaggcatggacattgctcgggggctaCCAAAGGTGTCTATCGCCCTcttcgcccgacccctccttacgtttaaaaccaGAAGCACAgcgtgtgggtataaaactttgaatacagcTAGACAAACCACCAGACCCTACGCCTTGATGGCTACGGTGTTTTGtgttcaccagcataaatcgAACTCACAGTTCCTCGTACCATAAGCCTTGGCTCCCACCTTTccgagaagggtttggaggggtccacctgtagAGCCTCCTTTGAGGAAAAGATGTCAGGTCGACTAAATCAATCGAGTGGCTCGAATCGCCGCCAAGAGACAGGAAACAAAAAATAGTGATGCTTACGCAGGTTACGCCGCCTTCATCACAAACATCAGGGCCCAAACCCTGCATGGACACATCTGGTTGGAGCTTCCcatcactcataccaccaaggtaacattaccaaaccccactttcatttcaattaTGTAATACATTaaaaccatacatccaagcattgcatatgcaaatctctGCATCTCAAaagcttcgtgtcgcgtcacgaagcgacaGCTGCCTCATTCAATATCAGCGGCgaccgaccaaggttcgaaggccggcccgcgaagggctagaggccgccttgcatcaaacagagccaggggagaaaaacagagacaagccccagtggccttgccctaccctgctcagaagcggacagggacgtctcgacctttcttgttcgattctaaccccaagccaaacccacagaatctccgttgaggagaggccaacgggccccctgagcctatcgaacagctTGGGCATGTGCCAGAAGGCgagttaagaagtagtgaaatgccacatgagggctgtaCCGACCctgtcagcaaatgatggacccggatttcacacgaacatgtccgttagcgagctcattgagcgtgacactcgagccatcgaggcaagtgtcgtcagctcagcccctccgattatggaaaccgaggacggggtaacacgcgaaaacatggctgacccctatcagaccttaaagggctcgggggctcgagctggATCAagagactgaggttcgaaggctgacccgcgaagggtccgaggccgcctcgcatcaaacaagagccaggagagaaaacacagatgagcctcaatggcctttgcccaacccgcatcaaggcaaatagggtcatctcaaccttcttattcaatctagcctctagctgagcccatagaaaccccattgagggggaatctattggaaggcgggccaAGGAGTAACGGAACGCCACCTGAGGGCTTGGCTGACCCTGTCATGAAGCAAATGGGATCGGATTCTGtccgaacatccccattagcgagcttataaagcacgtcactcgagccatcgaggcaagtgacgtcgcccTAACACCTCCAGTTGTGAAAAACCAATGATGGGGCAACAATCATGAATGGGCCGgcccttgaccaaatccccaccgcgtgtgggggctcagggaaggccgAAGTAGCGataagaccaaacgcacggtcacgcAGCGATCACCAAAGTCTTAGGTAAGGGGTACGTACGAATGCAAACGCAAGTTTGCTACACTCGCTcaggtctccagtaacatctgaCCCCAGCGACCATAGGGGAttggatctcactcaggggctaataaagGTACATGTACCCCCTATTCCTTTCCTTTTTTGAAAAAGTCCTTACAGCAGACCTCTTCCTCGCACCAAGACTGGCGGCAAAGTTTGGGGGAATAGATTGGTAAGACCACAAAAGACCTACACCCAGCACAATCAAAATCTCCCCttaacacctcgggccctacagtcttaaacaaacggaagggtcggatTGCGTAAGTCTTTTCGCATTGCAAAAAAgggagaaggtaagatcaaacaaataaaacaaaattacaaaacaaAAGCCACGAATCTGCTTTcggacacaaaagtaccgacacttgttcacatattacagataagtgtttatcaaactgattcaactaactacttccatgaagggagaacctcttctttcagcCTGTTTGCCAGGTTCCGAGCAAGGGGAAccaccgccttctccatctcatctagctcagCATCTTCGTAGACAGGCACGAAGCCTAGGCTCATCACCTCTAGGTTGATCTCCTGATCATAATGGGAACGGGCgatagcaaaggcttgggtgatcctagcgtgaaaggcgtcctcctcaagttggcctactCGCGCCGTGATACTCGCAGCATGAATCATGAGCGAGCTGGTTCCCTCTGGCTACGCCACCCTCAGGTCATCGATGACCACCCTGACAATGGCCTACAGAAGGtcgtgctcatcactctcggTCTGAAGGATCCCTCGCACTTCAGTAAGCTCCTTGTCCAGCCTGGCTGCGACATCCTCGGCATCCAACCTTTGGTTCACCGTGGCTCCAAGATCCGCCCAGAGGGACTCAACCACCCAACGCTCCTCGTCGCGCTCCCGGATGGCTCGGTCATGATCCTCACGGGCTATGCCATGCTCCAAGCAAAGTCTTTCCTCAGTCCGGtgtagctcatcccgctccttgcacAACCGGGCGATCACCTCGGCATCCTGGTCCACCCTCTGCTGCAACACCGTAGACCTgtcctcagccttcagcttgaggtcctaCTCCATCTCTAGCTCACTAGCCGCTAGGAGCTCAATGGCCTACTCACTGGCCGCAAtgtccttctagagtagctcatccCACCCCTTTCAGATCCTAGCGgcctcctccccatccagcttcaCCTTCGCCaataggtcct harbors:
- the LOC136537103 gene encoding uncharacterized protein, whose protein sequence is MAAYCQEVRQLEDKFDNLELNHVPRCLNEVANALMKVASGREPVPTGVFASDQHKPSVRYEVSDQADDSPSDPAPRADPSIVPFDLEVMELEEDSATEPDPPDDWRMPYLNYLLCDTLPTDRMEARRLARRAKSFVLVESKLYRRSHTRILQLYIPSE